One Misgurnus anguillicaudatus chromosome 20, ASM2758022v2, whole genome shotgun sequence DNA segment encodes these proteins:
- the atat1 gene encoding alpha-tubulin N-acetyltransferase 1 isoform X9, producing MDFPFDLNALFPERVSVLDNNLTVGRKAHGRPDPQLQITTVIDELGKASAKAQQLPAPITSAAKLQANRHHLYLLKDGEQNGGRGVVVGFLKVGCKKLFLLDQRGAHVETEPLCVLDFYIAKTLQRHGYGLEIFDFMLKHKRVEPDQLAYDRPSPKLMSFLEKHYDLKNSVPQVNNFVVFSGFFKSRSAAQLRKVPPKKSEGEIKPYSLMEREVVREEQKSLPWPFGRPAVPPHSPQSRSLSVGSSPSHAPLRPTVLPGLQCQNPSSQLNDNCRAKRTSSLNRSRLSFH from the exons ATGGATTTCCCTTTCGACTTGAATGCGCTTTTTCCTGAAAGAGTTTCGGTGCTGGATAACAACTTGACTGTTGGTCGAAAAGCTCATGGGAG aCCGGATCCTCAGCTTCAGATTACCACAGTTATAGATGAGCTGGGTAAAGCCTCCGCTAAG GCACAACAGCTGCCTGCACCCATAACCAGTGCTGCAAAACTCCAGGCCAACAGACATCATCTCTACCTCCTTAAAGACGGGGAACAAAATGg TGGGAGGGGTGTTGTAGTTGGATTCCTAAAGGTTGGCTGCAAGAAACTCTTTTTACTT GACCAGCGGGGGGCGCATGTGGAGACAGAGCCTTTATGTGTGCTGGATTTCTATATCGCCAAGACTCTTCAGAGACATGGATACGGGCTTGAGATCTTTGACTTCATGCTGAAA CACAAACGGGTGGAGCCTGATCAATTGGCGTATGATAGACCTTCTCCAAAGTTAATGTCTTTTCTAGAAAAACACTATGATCTGAAAAACAGTGTGCCTCAG GTGAATAACTTTGTTGTGTTTAGTGGCTTCTTCAAGAGTAGATCAG CGGCCCAACTGAGAAAAGTTCCCCCCAAAAAGTCAGAGGGAGAGATCAAACCGTATTCACTAATGGAAAGAGAAG TGGTACGGGAGGAGCAGAAGTCTCTCCCCTGGCCGTTCGGACGCCCAGCGGTTCCCCCTCACTCTCCTCAGTCTCGTTCCCTCAGTGTGGGATCCTCCCCCAGCCACGCCCCTCTCCGTCCCACCGTGCTCCCGGGGCTCCAGTGCCAGAACCCCTCCTCCCAGCTCAACGACAACTGCAGGGCAAAACGCACCAG CTCTTTAAATAGATCAAGGCTCAGCTTTCATTGA